In Populus alba chromosome 1, ASM523922v2, whole genome shotgun sequence, a single window of DNA contains:
- the LOC118039277 gene encoding uncharacterized protein, with protein sequence MRFFKRIAGFLGFAKDDGGYEVKDQQQEDAEEQDDHQHPNHVRFRSNFQETGLPRKGFGVPVQVAVERPQVGPLIVPCISGDGGLQGLRWYAKRLRIDEDGDVADEFFDEVLPNTSSSVDEQHKPLPRFEVKYSTRPAKIKKQMMSHDGKIQVCVEHQGRLQWV encoded by the exons ATGCGTTTCTTTAAGAGGATAGCTGGGTTTCTTGGATTCGCTAAAGATGATGGAGGCTACGAAGTGAAAGACCAACAACAAGAAGATGCAGAAGAGCAAGACGATCATCAACACCCCAACCATGTCCGTTTTCGCTCCAATTTCCAAGAAACTGGCCTTCCCCGCAAAGGTTTCGGTGTTCCTGTCCAAGTAGCCGTCGAACGCCCCCAGGTTGGACCCCTAATCGTCCCCTGCATCTCCGGCGACGGCGGCCTTCAG GGTCTGAGATGGTATGCAAAACGCCTCAGGATAGATGAAGATGGAGACGTGGCAGATGAGTTCTTTGACGAGGTTTTACCAAACACATCTTCCAGTGTTGATGAACAGCACAAGCCTTTGCCAAGGTTTGAAGTGAAGTACAGTACTCGGCCAGCTAAAATCAAGAAGCAGATGATGTCCCATGATGGGAAAATTCAAGTGTGTGTGGAACATCAAGGTAGATTGCAGTGGGTATAA
- the LOC118039278 gene encoding late embryogenesis abundant protein 18 has product MQAAKEKISNLASVAKERMTICKAKVEEQAELTTARTAGDKELARERRKVKGAQAKMELHQAKAKHAAEKLSSKHHHHQLPVAGTQPVVGTHANQPVGTGGTMPGTTAPAYPLGGHPPGHGHI; this is encoded by the exons ATGCAAGCTGCTAAGGAGAAAATCAGCAATTTGGCTAGTGTTGCTAAGGAGCGCATGACTATCTGCAAAGCCAAGGTTGAAGAGCAG GCAGAGTTAACAACAGCCAGGACAGCAGGAGATAAAGAGCTGGCCAGGGAGCGTAGAAAAGTAAAGGGAGCACAGGCAAAGATGGAATTGCATCAGGCCAAAGCCAAGCATGCAGCTGAGAAATTAAGTTCcaagcaccaccaccaccaactgCCTGTGGCGGGCACTCAGCCCGTTGTTGGAACCCATGCTAATCAGCCAGTCGGAACTGGCGGTACCATGCCTGGAACCACGGCCCCTGCATACCCCCTAGGAGGACACCCTCCTGGACACGGGCATATTTAG